The Glycine soja cultivar W05 chromosome 3, ASM419377v2, whole genome shotgun sequence genome window below encodes:
- the LOC114406404 gene encoding feruloyl CoA ortho-hydroxylase 1-like produces the protein MATTLIPSDLTEFVMLQGNGVKGLSEMGLKSLPSQYIQPLEEIMINVLPQESIPIIDMSNWDDPKVQDSICDAAEKWGFFQIINHGVPPQVLDNVKDATYRFYGLPPEEKVKYTKENSSTKHVRYGSSFSPEAEKALEWKDYLSLFYVSEDEAATTWPPACRDEALEYMKRSEIFIKRLLNVLMKRLNVSEIDETNESIFMGSKRINLNYYPVCPNHDLTVAIGRHSDVSTLTVLLQDETGGLYVRAPNHHDWIHVPPVFGAIVINIGDALQILSNGRYKSIEHRVSANGSKSRVSMPIFVNPRPSDVIGPLPQVLASGEKAMYKNVLYSDYVKHFFRKAHDGKLTIDYAKIC, from the exons ATGGCAACAACATTAATCCCCTCAGATCTCACTGAATTTGTGATGCTTCAAGGGAATGGAGTAAAGGGCCTCTCTGAAATGGGCCTAAAGAGCCTCCCAAGTCAATACATCCAACCTTTGGAAGAGATAATGATCAATGTTTTGCCACAAGAGTCCATTCCCATCATTGACATGTCCAATTGGGATGACCCGAAAGTGCAAGATTCAATTTGTGATGCAGCTGAGAAGTGGGGCTTCTTCCAAATCATCAATCATGGGGTGCCCCCTCAAGTGTTGGACAATGTCAAGGATGCAACTTATAGGTTTTATGGGTTGCCACCTGAGGAGAAGGTTAAGTACACAAAAGAGAATTCTTCAACAAAGCATGTGAGGTATGGGTCTAGCTTTAGCCCTGAAGCAGAGAAAGCCCTAGAGTGGAAGGATTATCTCAGCCTCTTCTATGTTTCTGAGGATGAGGCTGCAACAACATGGCCCCCTGCATGCAG GGATGAAGCACTGGAATACATGAAGAGGTCTGAAATCTTTATCAAACGACTTTTAAATGTGCTAATGAAGAGGCTAAATGTAAGTGAAATTGATGAGACAAATGAATCAATATTTATGGGTTCAAAAAGGATCAATCTCAATTATTATCCTGTTTGCCCTAATCATGACCTAACGGTAGCAATAGGGCGACACTCTGATGTCTCAACTCTAACCGTTCTCCTCCAAGATGAAACCGGTGGCCTCTACGTCCGAGCACCGAACCACCACGACTGGATTCATGTGCCACCCGTCTTCGGTGCTATAGTGATCAATATAGGTGATGCACTCCAAATACTGAGCAATGGGCGATACAAGAGTATTGAGCATCGTGTGTCTGCCAACGGAAGCAAGAGTAGGGTTTCAATGCCTATTTTTGTAAACCCTAGACCCTCAGATGTTATTGGCCCTTTGCCTCAAGTGCTTGCTAGTGGTGAGAAGGCCATGTATAAAAATGTGTTGTATTCGGATTATGTGAAGCATTTCTTCAGGAAAGCTCATGATGGAAAGTTGACAATTGACTATGCCAAGATATGCTGA
- the LOC114406405 gene encoding probable LRR receptor-like serine/threonine-protein kinase At3g47570, with translation MKYFSFMLLAFSSIHAHLFSLFALNSLWSTFALGNETDQLALLKFRESISTDPYGIFLSWNNSAHFCNWHGIICNPTLQRVTELNLLGYKLKGTISPHVGNLSYMRSLDLGNNSFYGKIPQELGQLSRLQILYVDNNTLVGKIPTNLASCTRLKVLDLGGNNLIGKIPMKFGSLQKLQQLVLSKNRLIGGIPSFIGNFSSLTDLWVGDNNLEGHIPQEMCSLKSLTNVYVSNNKLSGTFPSCLYNMSSLSLISATNNQFNGSLPPNMFYTLPNLQELYIGGNQISGPIPPSITNASILTELDIGGNHFMGQVPRLGKLQDLQYLSLTFNNLGDNSSNDLEFLESLTNCSKLQILVISYNNFGGHLPNSLGNLSTQLSELYLGGNQISGEIPEELGNLLIGLILLTMENNNIGGIIPTTFGMFQKMQLLDLSANKLLGEIGAFVGNLSQLFYLAMGANMFERNIPPSIGNCQMLQYLNLSQNNLIGTIPIEIFNLSSLTNSLDLSQNSLSGSILEEVGNLKNLNWLGMYENHLSGDIPGTIGECIMLEYLYLDGNSLQGNIPSSLASLKSLRYLDLSRNRLSGSIPNVLQNIFVLEYLNVSFNMLDGDVPTEGVFRNASTFVVTGNNKLCGGISELHLPPCPVIQGKKLAKHHKFRLIAVMVSVVAFLLILLIILTIYWMRRSKKASLDSPTFDLLAKVSYQSLHNGTDGFSTANLIGSGNFSSVYKGTLELENNVVAIKVLNLKRKGAHKSFIAECNALKNIKHRNLVQILTCCSSTDYKGQEFKALIFEYMKNGSLEQWLHPRALSQEHLRALNLDQRLNIMIDIASALNYLHHECEQSVVHCDLKPSNVLLDDDMIAHVSDFGIARLISTINGTTSKKTSTIGIKGTVGYAPPEYGVGSEVSTYGDVYSFGIILLEMLTGRRPTDEMFEDGQNIHNFVAISFPDNLLQILDPRLIPTNEATLEGNNWKKCLISLFRIGLACSMESPKERMDMVDLTRELNQIRKAFLVGVNL, from the exons ATGaagtatttttctttcatgttaCTAGCATTTTCATCTATACATGCCCActtgttttctctctttgcaTTAAATTCACTATGGTCTACCTTTGCATTAGGAAATGAGACGGATCAGTTGGCACTGCTCAAATTCAGGGAATCCATATCTACCGACCCATATGGAATTTTCCTCTCTTGGAATAATTCTGCTCACTTCTGTAACTGGCATGGAATCATATGTAATCCCACACTTCAAAGAGTTACAGAGTTAAACTTATTAGGATACAAGTTGAAGGGAACCATATCCCCTCACGTAGGCAATCTCTCTTATATGAGAAGCTTGGATCTCGGAAACAACAGCTTCTATGGAAAAATCCCACAAGAATTGGGACAATTGTCACGTCTACAGATTCTCTATGTGGATAATAACACATTAGTAGGGAAAATTCCTACAAATTTGGCAAGTTGCACTCGCCTCAAAGTCTTAGACTTAGGTGGGAACAATTTGATTGGCAAAATACCAATGAAATTTGGCTCACTTCAGAAGCTTCAACAATTGGTCCTGAGTAAGAACCGTTTAATCGGAGGAATCCCATCGTTCATAGGGAATTTTTCATCCCTAACTGATCTTTGGGTTGGTGACAACAACTTAGAGGGACATATTCCACAAGAAATGTGCAGTCTCAAAAGCTTGACGAATGTATATGTGAGTAACAACAAACTGAGTGGAACATTTCCTTCTTGTCTTTATAATATGTCATCTCTTTCTCTAATCTCAGCcacaaacaatcaatttaatggCTCTCTTCCTCCCAACATGTTCTACACCCTCCCCAATCTCCAAGAACTTTATATCGGTGGTAATCAAATCTCAGGTCCAATCCCACCTTCCATCACAAATGCATCTATCCTTACAGAACTTGACATTGGCGGAAACCATTTCATGGGACAAGTTCCAAGACTTGGGAAGTTACAAGATCTTCAATATCTATCTTTGACTTTTAACAATTTAGGTGACAATTCATCTAATGACTTAGAGTTTTTAGAATCATTGACAAACTGTAGTAAGTTGCAAATACTAGTAATATCCTACAATAATTTTGGAGGTCATTTGCCAAATTCCTTGGGCAATTTATCCACCCAACTAAGTGAATTATATCTTGGAGGCAATCAGATATCAGGAGAAATCCCTGAGGAATTAGGGAATCTTCTAATTGGATTAATTCTCTTGACGATGGAAAACAACAACATTGGTGGAATTATCCCAACTACTTTTGGTATGTTTCAAAAGATGCAATTGTTAGACTTAAGTGCAAACAAGTTGTTAGGAGAGATAGGAGCCTTTGTAGGAAACCTtagtcaattattttatttggcaATGGGAGCAAATATGTTTGAAAGGAATATTCCTCCAAGCATAGGAAACTGCCAAATGTTACAATATCTGAATCTTTCACAAAACAACCTTATAGGAACCATACCTATTGAGATTTTTAATCTTTCTTCCCTTACAAACTCCTTGGATTTGTCACAAAATTCATTGAGTGGTAGTATACTAGAAGAAGTTGGCAACCTAAAAAATCTCAATTGGCTAGGTATGTATGAGAATCATTTGTCTGGTGACATTCCTGGAACAATTGGCGAATGCATAATGTTGGAGTACCTCTATTTGGATGGGAATTCTTTACAAGGAAACATACCATCCTCTTTGGCATCACTCAAAAGTCTTCGATATTTAGACCTGTCAAGAAACCGCTTGTCTGGATCAATTCCTAATGTTCTGCAGAACATTTTTGTCTTGGAATACTTGAATGTGTCTTTTAACATGTTGGATGGTGATGTACCAACTGAAGGTGTCTTTCGAAATGCAAGCACGTTTGTGGTTACCGGAAACAACAAGCTTTGTGGAGGTATTTCAGAACTGCATCTACCACCATGCCCTGTCATCCAAGGCAAGAAACTAGCAAAACACCACAAGTTTAGGTTGATAGCAGTGATGGTTAGTGTGGTTGCTTTTCTTCTAATACTGTTAATAATTCTAACTATCTACTGGATGAGGAGGAGCAAGAAAGCATCTTTGGATTCACCAACATTTGACCTGCTGGCTAAAGTTTCATACCAAAGCCTACACAATGGAACTGATGGGTTCTCAACAGCAAACTTGATAGGGTCTGGAAATTTTAGCTCTGTCTACAAAGGAACTCTTGAGTTAGAAAACAATGTTGTTGCCATAAAGGTCCTAAACCTTAAGAGAAAAGGAGCTCACAAGAGTTTCATAGCAGAATGCAATGcgcttaaaaatattaaacatcgAAATCTTGTTCAGATTTTGACATGTTGTTCCAGCACAGATTACAAAGGTCAAGAATTTAAAGCTCTAATTTTTGAGTACATGAAAAATGGAAGCTTGGAACAATGGCTGCACCCGAGGGCACTTAGTCAAGAGCATTTGAGAGCATTAAACCTTGATCAAAGATTAAATATCATGATTGATATCGCTTCTGCATTAAATTATCTTCATCATGAATGTGAGCAATCGGTCGTTCATTGTGATTTAAAGCCAAGCAATGTCCTCCTCGATGATGACATGATTGCTCATGTGAGTGACTTTGGCATAGCAAGACTTATCTCAACCATCAATGGTACAACTTCTAAGAAAACAAGTACAATTGGAATAAAGGGAACAGTTGGCTATGCTCCTCCAG AGTATGGTGTTGGTTCTGAGGTGTCAACTTATGGTGACGTGTACAGCTTTGGAATTATTTTGTTGGAAATGCTTACTGGAAGAAGACCCACAGACGAAATGTTTGAAGATGGTCAAAATATTCATAACTTTGTTGCAATTTCATTTCCTGATAATCTTTTGCAGATTTTGGACCCACGGCTCATCCCTACAAATGAAGCAACATTGGAAGGAAACAATTGGAAGAAGTgcttaatttcactttttagGATTGGACTTGCTTGTTCTATGGAATCACCAAAAGAAAGAATGGATATGGTTGATCTAACTAGGGAACTTAATCAAATCAGAAAGGCCTTTCTTGTTG GTGTTAACCTTTGA